A window of the Dongshaea marina genome harbors these coding sequences:
- a CDS encoding 2Fe-2S iron-sulfur cluster-binding protein yields the protein MALYSLLRDNPTADEQQIREGISGNLCRCTGYGMIIEAAQIALADGGGLWNS from the coding sequence ATGGCGCTCTATAGTCTGCTCAGGGACAACCCGACAGCGGATGAGCAGCAGATCCGCGAGGGAATATCCGGCAACCTGTGCCGCTGCACCGGTTATGGGATGATCATTGAGGCGGCGCAGATCGCGTTGGCGGATGGAGGTGGCTTATGGAACAGCTGA
- a CDS encoding FAD binding domain-containing protein, giving the protein MEQLIRPDSLEEALEFLGRTRARVFAGGTDLMVRHRRHGGLRADLTGDLLFIDGISELCRIEFTEQEVRIGAGALLSEIEHHPQLPKVLRQSIRGIAAPALRNRATLGGNICNASPAADTVPALHVLDAQLELRSATARRRVSIAQMITGPGATLLNSDELLTEIIFPRLQPELSLYRKVGTRQANALSKLSVAAMATKKGDNFSEFRIAFGAVAPTVVRCPKLEEMAIGVPMDGPCIEQICHGYAELIQPIDDQRSSARYRQRVALNLLKHSLLSLGTL; this is encoded by the coding sequence ATGGAACAGCTGATCCGCCCGGATAGCCTCGAGGAGGCCCTGGAGTTTCTGGGGCGCACCCGGGCCAGGGTGTTTGCCGGCGGCACCGATCTGATGGTTCGCCATCGTCGTCATGGGGGTCTGCGTGCCGATCTTACCGGCGATCTGTTATTTATTGATGGAATTTCTGAGCTTTGCCGAATCGAGTTCACCGAACAGGAGGTACGGATCGGGGCGGGAGCACTGCTCAGCGAGATTGAGCATCATCCACAGCTTCCGAAGGTTCTCAGGCAGAGCATCCGCGGCATTGCGGCTCCGGCATTGCGCAATCGTGCCACCCTGGGTGGCAATATCTGCAACGCCTCACCGGCGGCAGATACGGTGCCGGCTCTTCATGTGCTGGATGCTCAATTAGAGCTTCGTTCGGCAACGGCCCGTCGGCGCGTTTCGATCGCCCAGATGATCACGGGCCCCGGGGCAACCCTCCTAAACAGCGATGAACTTCTCACCGAGATCATCTTTCCGCGGCTTCAACCCGAGCTAAGCTTGTATCGTAAGGTGGGGACCCGTCAGGCTAATGCGCTGTCGAAACTATCGGTGGCAGCAATGGCTACCAAAAAGGGTGATAATTTTAGTGAATTTCGCATCGCCTTTGGAGCGGTTGCTCCGACAGTGGTACGCTGCCCCAAACTTGAGGAAATGGCCATTGGAGTCCCAATGGATGGCCCATGCATTGAGCAGATTTGTCACGGTTATGCTGAGCTGATCCAACCTATAGATGATCAGCGTTCGAGCGCCCGCTATCGTCAGCGAGTCGCTCTGAATCTGCTAAAACACAGTCTGCTGTCATTAGGCACACTTTAG
- a CDS encoding NCS2 family permease, translating into MNERTQRLEGEPQSANNTLFEKIFHLRAHGTNVRTEVIAGATTFFTMCYTLLVTSGLMSQAGMDKGAVFVATCLVAIVGCLLMAFLANYPIAVAPGVGLLGYFAFSVIIGSGVPWQTALGAVFISGVLYAVISLFKLRDWIIESIPDSLRIGLSGGIGLFLAFIALRNSGILVANQATLVSLGNVVSLHSLLALLGFFLVIAFESRRIKGGVLLSIIIITIIGLVMGDINYHGIVSLPPSLSPTFMQLDLMGALQPDMISIILTLLLIAIFNDVGTLLAIGDTYPDMKTKQGKMPRIGRALFSSGATSVFASFFGTPTAAVYAENFAGVSAGGRTGLTAFTIAILFALALLFSPVAEMVPNYATAGALLFIAVLMMGGLARVDWLDLTEAAPAVVTTAMIPLSSSISDGLGLGFISYVVIKVVSGRFRQIPIGCWVLAIVFLLKFIFLH; encoded by the coding sequence ATGAACGAACGTACGCAACGCCTGGAAGGAGAGCCGCAGAGTGCTAATAACACCCTGTTTGAGAAGATATTTCACTTGCGAGCCCATGGCACCAATGTTCGCACCGAGGTGATTGCCGGTGCAACCACCTTTTTTACCATGTGCTATACCCTGCTGGTAACCTCCGGCCTGATGTCTCAGGCCGGGATGGATAAGGGAGCCGTGTTTGTTGCAACCTGTCTGGTAGCGATTGTCGGTTGTTTGCTGATGGCATTTTTGGCCAACTATCCGATTGCGGTTGCTCCCGGAGTCGGCCTGCTGGGTTATTTTGCGTTTAGCGTGATCATAGGGAGCGGGGTGCCCTGGCAGACGGCACTGGGCGCCGTGTTTATCTCCGGGGTTTTGTATGCGGTGATCAGTCTGTTTAAACTCAGGGACTGGATCATCGAGAGCATACCCGACTCGTTGCGCATCGGTCTGAGTGGTGGGATCGGCCTGTTCCTGGCATTTATCGCCCTTCGTAACAGTGGGATCCTGGTGGCGAACCAGGCGACTCTGGTCTCCCTGGGCAATGTGGTCTCACTACACTCTCTGCTGGCGTTACTGGGATTTTTCCTGGTGATCGCCTTTGAATCGCGGCGGATCAAGGGTGGGGTGCTGCTGTCTATTATCATCATCACCATCATAGGATTGGTGATGGGCGACATTAACTACCATGGCATTGTGTCTCTGCCTCCCTCTTTGTCTCCGACCTTCATGCAGCTGGATCTGATGGGCGCCCTGCAGCCGGATATGATCAGCATCATTCTCACCCTGCTGCTGATCGCTATCTTTAACGATGTGGGAACCCTGCTGGCGATCGGTGATACCTACCCGGACATGAAAACCAAGCAGGGCAAGATGCCGCGTATCGGCCGGGCGCTGTTCTCCTCTGGAGCAACCTCGGTGTTTGCATCATTTTTCGGAACACCGACCGCGGCGGTTTATGCGGAGAACTTTGCCGGGGTATCGGCCGGGGGACGGACCGGCCTGACCGCATTTACCATAGCGATCCTGTTTGCGCTGGCCCTGCTGTTCTCTCCGGTTGCCGAGATGGTTCCCAACTATGCAACCGCCGGCGCCCTGCTATTTATCGCTGTGTTGATGATGGGAGGATTGGCCCGGGTGGACTGGCTGGATCTGACCGAGGCGGCTCCGGCTGTTGTGACCACCGCCATGATCCCGCTGAGCTCCTCCATCTCTGACGGTCTTGGGCTGGGCTTTATCTCCTACGTGGTGATCAAAGTTGTTTCCGGCCGCTTCCGGCAGATCCCTATCGGGTGCTGGGTGCTGGCCATCGTGTTCCTGCTGAAATTTATTTTTCTGCATTAA